The following coding sequences are from one Cryptomeria japonica unplaced genomic scaffold, Sugi_1.0 HiC_scaffold_683, whole genome shotgun sequence window:
- the LOC131872595 gene encoding uncharacterized protein LOC131872595 — MREFDLCAATLLVFTQSPGGLATSEQDINKQCVHLKDTDSCLRNYTRRCMTPMQRGVVTMTANASFQMLNEYCTPRSHLRTNYLKHASCLNQVQKKEQKSCTRDLQASLEMLGGSGGGADGGSVAVGKRLQLMCCTYKRFESCLAGQLDKRCGKEAVSFVNGLLRRATSRLPETMCRNYKPDSGECKALLPRTGTIPKGAKSTSILSRLLSAYTGL; from the coding sequence ATGCGCGAATTTGATCTATGCGCGGCTACTTTGTTAGTATTTACACAGTCTCCAGGTGGCTTGGCAACAAGCGAACAAGATATCAACAAACAATGCGTTCATCTAAAAGACACAGACAGTTGTCTAAGGAACTATACAAGACGTTGCATGACGCCAATGCAACGTGGAGTGGTCACAATGACCGCTAATGCATCGTTTCAGATGCTCAACGAGTATTGCACGCCTAGAAGTCATTTGCGCACCAACTACCTGAAACACGCGTCATGTTTAAACCAGGTACAGAAGAAGGAACAAAAGAGTTGCACCCGAGATTTGCAGGCTTCTCTCGAGATGCTTGGTGGAAGCGGTGGCGGTGCTGATGGAGGATCTGTTGCTGTTGGTAAACGTCTTCAACTCATGTGTTGTACCTACAAACGTTTTGAATCTTGTTTGGCTGGACAGCTAGACAAAAGGTGTGGTAAAGAGGCTGTTAGCTTCGTAAACGGTCTGTTACGCAGAGCTACATCGCGTTTGCCAGAAACCATGTGCCGCAACTATAAACCTGATAGCGGCGAATGCAAAGCACTTTTACCGAGGACTGGAACAATTCCAAAAGGCGCCAAATCAACTTCAATCTTATCGCGACTATTGTCTGCTTATACAGgtctttaa
- the LOC131872596 gene encoding heat shock 70 kDa protein BIP1-like: protein MDHVVRVENVIDDKDLKHPISRKEFEELNEDYLGKRIVSLLDKLYEYPNVSRSDPLESVIIVGGNTRTPKIQQVLLDYFKLETLGKSINADEGAALAALYQAASLGRGFRVKKFVLKEFGIEEKVASNATAVPVPELDTDVIYSESELDRISRKLADYQEQDYLRLQRLSMRNSLESLLSEGRENLSNDDEKIRSNKDEIQKVISETRTWLEDSPREERDNLTILAERFNALHALIHPIIPTLPPFDATSVDLSQVTNDTLRILDALSGGEPEANKKPEPPHSEL, encoded by the coding sequence ATGGATCATGTAGTTCGTGttgaaaatgtcattgatgatAAGGACTTGAAGCACCCGATAAGTAGAAAAGAATTTGAAGAATTGAATGAGGATTATTTAGGTAAACGAATAGTGTCTTTATTAGATAAACTGTATGAATATCCGAATGTAAGTCGTTCGGATCCACTTGAGTCAGTGATTATTGTTGGAGGAAACACAAGAACGCCTAAAATTCAGCAAGTTTTACTTGATTATTTCAAATTAGAGACACTTGGCAAGTCAATCAACGCTGATGAGGGCGCTGCATTGGCGGCTCTTTATCAAGCTGCAAGCTTGGGTCGCGGCTTCCGAGTGAAGAAATTTGTACtaaaagagtttggtattgaagaAAAAGTTGCGTCGAACGCAACAGCAGTCCCAGTTCCAGAGCTTGATACTGATGTTATATACAGCGAGTCTGAGTTGGATAGAATAAGTAGAAAGTTGGCTGATTACCAGGAGCAAGATTATTTGCGTTTGCAGAGACTCTCAATGAGAAATTCGCTAGAGTCCCTATTGAGTGAGGGAAGGGAGAATCTAAGCAATGATGATGAGAAAATTCGCAGCAATAAGGATGAAATACAAAAGGTGATATCGGAGACTAGGACGTGGTTAGAAGATAGTCCACGCGAAGAGCGCGACAATTTGACCATATTGGCCGAGAGGTTCAACGCACTTCACGCTCTTATCCACCCTATTATCCCAACTTTGCCACCGTTTGATGCAACAAGTGTTGACCTGTCTCAAGTAACAAATGACACCCTAAGAATATTGGACGCTCTTAGTGGTGGAGAGCCCGAAGCTAATAAGAAGCCCGAGCCTCCTCATTCAGAGCTATAG
- the LOC131872598 gene encoding uncharacterized protein LOC131872598 encodes MPPKKDAKKSDKPVAKKKEGAGGGKAKKKKWSKGKVRDKLNNLVLFDKATYEKTISEVPKYKLITPSVVSERMKVRASLAKKVLRELHSKGLVKLVAKHGSQLIYTRATAIEEA; translated from the coding sequence ATGCCGCCAAAGAAGGACGCAAAAAAATCAGACAAGCCAGTGGCTAAAAAGAAGGAAGGAGCAGGAGGAGGAAAGGCTAAGAAGAAGAAGTGGTCAAAAGGAAAAGTGAGAGACAAGTTGAACAATCTGGTTCTTTTTGATAAGGCAACTTATGAGAAGACAATTAGCGAAGTTCCAAAATACAAACTTATTACACCATCAGTTGTCTCGGAGCGTATGAAAGTTAGAGCCAGTTTAGCAAAGAAGGTGCTGCGGGAGTTACACTCGAAGGGTCTCGTGAAACTTGTTGCCAAGCATGGATCACAACTAATTTATACTAGAGCCACAGCTATTGAAGAGGCGTAG